One segment of Hippopotamus amphibius kiboko isolate mHipAmp2 chromosome 2, mHipAmp2.hap2, whole genome shotgun sequence DNA contains the following:
- the LOC130846822 gene encoding LOW QUALITY PROTEIN: soluble lamin-associated protein of 75 kDa-like (The sequence of the model RefSeq protein was modified relative to this genomic sequence to represent the inferred CDS: inserted 1 base in 1 codon; substituted 1 base at 1 genomic stop codon): MAFPVDMLDNCSHKELENSAXDYMSDLRCGDPENPECFSLLNITIPISLSNVGFVPLYGGDQTQKVLALLAPEDSLTAPTGSICASFLTQSYQLPVLDTMFVRKKYQGKDFGLHTLEDFVDFFTEDALGLRYPLTSLMYIACNQYFEKYPGDHELLWEVEGAGHWYQRIPITTALQRETLKITAVSQNEDKRPMSGENGLASVPEYEAGAEDNQSSEMQLTINSLKDAFASTSEGHDKTPVSTRTRNSHLKWPKTGKRFQDSEFSSSQGEDEKTPQTSPTASVNKLESTARTSESSEEFLEEEPEQSIIKFEDESSDKDVRPAPETQPGLAKQGEKESELELMNGEILDDTLKTSLKTEEEGSTSEVLDEELKLQSFNSTEDSTNLVPLVVESSKSPEAXVHDKTSHVTDSEMLLDEGPSDDKRHTEEKLPLVSRKKTHFGSSDSVATIPNEEQSDGGFPNSVIAEFSEESIPENVSPNTTASLEDQGEEGVGKPQETPTALPQSSLIEAELEDVPFSQNAGQKNQSEEQSEASSEQLDQLTQSTEKTVDSSSEEIEVEVPVVDRRNLRRKAKGHKRPAKKKAKLT, translated from the exons ATGGCATTCCCTGTGGATATGCTGGATAACTGCAGTCATAAGGAGCTGGAAAATTCTGCTTAAGATTACATGTCAGATCTAAGGTGTGGGGACCCCGAAAATCctgaatgtttttctcttctcaatATTACAATTCCTATTAGCCTATCAAACGTAGGCTTTGTACCTCTCTATGGTGGAGATCAGACCCAGAAAGTTCTTGCTCTTTTAGCACCTGAGGACTCACTCACAGCT CCTACAGGAAGTATATGTGCCTCCTTTCTTACCCAAAGCTACCAACTGCCAGTTCTTGATACAATGTTTGTAAGAAAGAAATATCAAGGCAAAGACTTTGGGCTTCATACGCTGGAGGATTTCGTTGATTTCTTTACCGAAGATGCACTTGGCTTGCGGTATCCACTGACTTCACTCATGTATATAGCTTGCAACCAGTACTTTGAAAAATACCCAGGAGACCATGAACTGCTTTGGGAAGTTGAAGGTGCTGGACACTGGTACCAGAGAATACCAATCACCACAGCATTACAAAGAGAAACACTTAAAATTACAGCAGTTTctcaaaatgaagataaaagacCTATGTCTGGAGAAAATGGTCTTGCATCTGTTCCAGAATATGAAGCAGGAGCTGAAGACAATCAGTCTAGTGAGATGCAGCTAACTATTAATTCTCTAAAAGATGCCTTTGCAAGCACTTCTGAAGGTCATGATAAAACACCTGTTTCCACTCGTACTCGAAATAGTCATCTAAAGTGGCCAAAGACTGGAAAGCGGTTTCAGGATTCTGAATTTAGTAGTTCTCAAGGGGAAGATGAAAAGACTCCCCAGACTTCACCTACAGCTTCAGTGAACAAATTGGAGTCCACTGCAAGGACATCAGAGAGCTCAGAAGAATTCTTGGAAGAAGAACCCGAACAGAGTATCATCAAATTTGAGGATGAAAGTAGTGATAAAGATGTTCGACCAGCACCAGAAACCCAGCCAGGCCTGGCAAAGCAAGGTGAAAAGGAATCTGAATTAGAGCTTATGAATGGTGAGATACTGGATGATACTCTTAAGACTTCActtaaaacagaagaggagggctCTACTAGTGAAGTTTTAGATGAAGAATTAAAATTGCAGTCTTTTAATTCCACTGAAGACTCTACGAATCTTGTTCCACTGGTGGTAGAATCTTCAAAATCTCCTGAGG TTGTGCACGATAAGACTTCACATGTAACTGACTCAGAAATGTTGCTAGATGAAGGCCCCTCTGATGACAAGAGGCACACCGAAGAGAAGCTGCCTCTAgtttcaaggaagaaaacacattttggGAGTTCAGACAGTGTGGCTACTATCCCAAATGAAGAACAGTCTGATGGTGGTTTTCCAAACTCTGTGATAGCTGAATTTTCTGAAGAATCGATTCCTGAAAATGTATCACCCAACACTACTGCCTCACTGGAAGACCAGGGTGAGGAGGGGGTAGGCAAGCCCCAAGAAACACCTACAGCTCTTCCTCAGAGCTCTTTGATAGAGGCTGAACTTGAAGATGTGCCGTTTTCACAGAATGCAGGACAGAAGAACCAGTCAGAGGAGCAGTCTGAAGCATCTTCTGAACAACTAGATCAGTTGACTCAATCAACAGAGAAGACTGTGGATAGCAGCTCAGAGGAGATAGAAGTGGAAGTGCCTGTGGTTGACAGGCGGAATTTAAGAAGAAAG gccaAAGGGCACAAAAGACCTGCGAAGAAGAAAGCCAAGCTGacctga